A genomic stretch from Malus domestica chromosome 15, GDT2T_hap1 includes:
- the LOC103436143 gene encoding uncharacterized protein → MAAEEDADLSTLKSQLGQTHEPWKQEIEHRQSQVDVLQTKLMEVKLCIEGSKVDSKKELEILWRRVKTTATVLTYLKSKSRVMAVPHLAHTSCGIKQLEGVGLVDKNGTPLSGWSRNVDLTSFDSPDEDTWVGISNQHGPLDEQDAAYIGELLKSVQMVTDVMEALVKRVLVAESETAIEKEKVTFGREEIKKKSVQIENMSVKLEEMEHFALGTNGILNEMRQRVEDLVEETTRQRLRAAENEQELCRVKRDFESLKSYVSSLITVRETLLSSEKQFQTIERLFERLVAKTTQLEGEKIQKETEVQKLMEENVKLSALLDKKEAQLLAMNEQCKVMALSASNI, encoded by the exons ATGGCAGCAGAGGAAGATGCTGACTTGTCAACCTTGAAGTCTCAGCTGGGTCAAACACATGAACCGTGGAAGCAGGAGATAGAACATCGCCAATCCCAAGTAGATGTATTACAAACAAAGCTTATGGAGGTAAAGCTTTGTATAGAGGGGTCGAAGGTAGATTCCAAAAAGGAACTGGAGATTCTTTGGCGGAGAGTTAAAACTACTGCAACGGTGTTAACATACTTGAAATCAAAATCAAGAGTAATGGCTGTTCCTCATTTAGCACATACATCATGCGGCATCAAACAATTAGAAGGGGTGGGCCTTGTTGATAAAAATGGTACACCATTGTCTGGTTGGTCTAGGAATGTTGATCTTACTTCCTTTGATAGTCCAGATGAAGACACTTGGGTTGGGATTAGCAACCAGCATGGTCCTCTGGATGAACAAGATGCGGCTTATATTGGTGAACTACTTAAATCTGTTCAGATGGTTACGGATGTAATGGAAGCTCTTGTGAAGAGAGTTTTAGTGGCAGAATCTGAAACTGCAATTGAGAAGGAGAAGGTGACTTTTGGTCgggaagaaattaaaaaaaagtcgGTTCAAATTGAGAACATGTCTGTGAAGCTAGAGGAGATGGAACACTTTGCACTAGGTACAAATGGTATTTTAAATGAAATGCGGCAGAGAGTTGAGGATTTGGTTGAAGAAACTACTAGGCAGAGGCTACGAGCTGCAGAAAATGAACAGGAGCTTTGCCGTGTCAAGCGGGACTTTGAGTCTCTGAAATCATATGTTAGCAGTCTTATAACTGTACGAGAAACTCTGCTTTCATCTGAGAAACAGTTTCAAACTATAGAGAGACTGTTTGAGCG GCTAGTTGCGAAAACAACACAGTTAGAGGGTGAGAAAATCCAGAAAGAGACGGAAGTCCAGAAACTTATGGAAGAAAATGTGAAGCTGAGCGCTCTTCTTGACAAGAAAGAGGCCCAACTTCTGGCCATGAATGAACAAtgcaaggtgatggctttgaGTGCCTCGAACATCTAA